From one Peromyscus maniculatus bairdii isolate BWxNUB_F1_BW_parent chromosome 17, HU_Pman_BW_mat_3.1, whole genome shotgun sequence genomic stretch:
- the LOC102906712 gene encoding beta-defensin 33-like — translation MKLLFLLFLLLICFTQVGSGRRGNLKFHQCEEMGGMCKYQKTHGCSILPAQCKSRYKHCCRV, via the exons ATGAAGctgctgtttcttctctttctccttcttatatGTTTTACTCAGGTAGGATCAG GGCGCAGAGGAAATTTGAAATTTCATCAGTGTGAGGAAATGGGTGGCATGTGCAAGTATCAAAAAACCCATGGATGCTCCATCCTGCCTGCACAATGCAAAAGTCGATACAAACATTGCTGTAGGGTTTAA